From Chaetodon auriga isolate fChaAug3 chromosome 10, fChaAug3.hap1, whole genome shotgun sequence, a single genomic window includes:
- the LOC143327594 gene encoding protein Wnt-7a-like: MLFVILEFLWSYLCCDRSENKRAELFISYKSLHETESGAAMSRRTRRWILRVLLCLGIVYLKIGGFSSVVALGASIICNKIPGLAPRQRIICQSRPDAIIVIGEGAQMGINECQFQFKNGRWNCSALGERTVFGKELKVGSKEAAFTYAIIAAGVAHAITAACTQGNLSDCSCDKEKQGFYSKDQGWKWGGCSADISYGLGFSKVFIDAREVKQNARTLMNLHNNEVGRKILEKNMQLECKCHGVSGSCTTKTCWTTLPKFRELGYILKEKYAHAVHVEPVKASRNKRPKFLKIKKPYSYRKPMDTDLVYIDKSPNYCEADPVTGSLGTQGRVCNKTMMQHISGCDLMCCGRGYNTHQYSRVWQCNCKFLWCCYVKCNTCSERTEVYTCK, from the exons atgcttttcGTCATTTTGGAGTTCCTTTGGAGTTACCTGTGCTGTGATCGATCGGAGAATAAGCGAGCCGAGTTATTCATCAGCTACAAATCGTTGCATGAAACTGAGAGCGGGGCCGCAATGAGTCGGAGAACACGACGCTGGATTTTAAGAGTTTTACTTTGTCTAGGAATCGTTTATTTGAAAATTGG TGGCTTCTCGTCGGTGGTGGCCCTAGGTGCGAGTATAATCTGTAACAAGATCCCCGGTTTGGCTCCCAGACAGCGGATTATCTGCCAGAGTCGCCCCGATGCCATTATCGTCATCGGAGAGGGAGCCCAAATGGGCATCAACGAGTGTCAGTTTCAGTTCAAAAACGGGCGCTGGAACTGCTCTGCGCTTGGAGAGAGGACAGTCTTCGGAAAAGAGTTGAAAGTGG GCAGTAAAGAGGCTGCTTTCACCTACGCCATCATTGCAGCAGGGGTGGCCCATGCCATCACGGCCGCCTGTACACAGGGTAACCTGAGTGACTGTAGCTGTGACAAGGAGAAGCAGGGTTTCTACAGCAAAGACCAAGGCTGGAAGTGGGGAGGCTGCTCGGCAGACATCAGCTACGGCCTCGGCTTCTCCAAAGTATTTATCGACGCTCGGGAGGTCAAACAGAACGCGAGGACACTCATGAACCTCCATAACAATGAGGTGGGACGCAAG aTCCTGGAGAAGAACATGCAACTGGAATGCAAGTGTCATGGCGTCTCAGGCTCGTGCACCACCAAAACCTGCTGGACTACACTTCCCAAGTTCCGCGAGCTCGGTTACATTCTCAAGGAGAAGTATGCCCACGCCGTGCATGTGGAACCAGTCAAAGCCAGCCGCAACAAGCGCCCTAAATTCCTCAAGATCAAGAAGCCTTACTCTTACCGGAAGCCCATGGATACAGACCTGGTGTACATAGACAAGTCGCCTAACTACTGTGAGGCGGACCCTGTGACGGGGAGCTTGGGGACACAGGGCAGGGTGTGTAACAAGACTATGATGCAGCACATCAGCGGCTGTGACTTGATGTGCTGCGGCCGGGGATACAACACACACCAGTACTCGCGCGTCTGGCAGTGCAACTGCAAGTTCCTGTGGTGCTGCTACGTTAAATGCAACACCTgcagtgagaggacagaggtgtACACATGCAAATGA
- the fbxw12 gene encoding F-box/WD repeat-containing protein 12 — MDVSMDLHHPLLIDDCLIHIFTFLTEEDLINASSVCKDWHEAAETPWLWRRMCLQRWSFCDFAVLGSEHVTHSWKRYFLRRCHLEMKMTKGRSGGYTCKSLRGHTGRVVGLVYLQGNSAQLPHLWNSSATVCSASADGTVRAWNIQRGELLWCSPMQSPLTGIVSDEQREVVITADSSGLIKTWQGQSGQEVASFSTASHARTLLQYNVNNNWFLSVGTSQGSVCTLADSALTERSRVMVCDSFEVNILLVSPDKKWIAAGTKDNDDYSPKVIYTESLTSPSENEDPLCRSVPVAGCQAAVFIPTQPARLAIIHHNGRPNNKVLSVFDVRLKKTKYKSEIQVQQVESFSLTLNTWSSNILLEAKDSNCLVLAAGQTLWVYSLKGALLASFEEHTMPISSICVDSFRVVTASEDLSLRVLTWRNDRDRGLTLESRYHLLGGSHTASRGFTHVACDYSSIVASAEGKDGKDVLKAYSFTS, encoded by the exons ATGGATGTCAGCATGGACCTTCATCACCCGCTCTTGATCGATGATTGCCTcattcatatttttacattcCTGACCGAAGAAGATTTAATCAACGCCTCAAGTGTGTGCAAG GATTGGCACGAAGCTGCGGAGACTCCTTGGTTATGGAG GAGGATGTGCCTGCAGCGCTGGAGCTTCTGTGACTTTGCTGTCCTGGGGAGTGAACACGTGACTCACTCATGGAAGAGGTACTTCCTGCGCCGTTGCCACTTAGAGATGAAGATGACTAAAGGCCGCTCAGGAGGTTACACCTGCAAAAGCCTCAGAGGACACACAG GCAGGGTGGTGGGCTTGGTGTACCTGCAGGGGAATTCAGCTCAGCTTCCTCACCTCTGGAACAGCAGTGCCACAGTCTGCAGCGCCTCAGCTGATGGAACCGTCCGAGCGTGGAACATCCAAAGA GGCGAGCTCCTGTGGTGCAGCCCCATGCAGAGCCCTTTGACAGGGATTGTAAGCGATGAGCAGCGTGAAGTTGTGATCACAGCAGACTCCTCAGGCCTCATCAAGACCTGGCAGGGTCAGAGCGGCCAGGAGGTGGCCTCCTTTTCCACTGCATCTCATGCACGTACACTTCTGCAGTACAATGTCAACAACAATTGGTTTCTGAGT GTTGGAACCAGTCAGGGGTCTGTGTGTACACTAGCTGATTCAGCTTTGACTGAACGGTCCAGAGTAATGGTGTGTGACAGCTTTGAGGTCAACATTCTCCTAGTTTCACCTGACAAGAAATGGATCGCGGCTGGAACCAAGGACAACGATGACTACAGTCCAAAG GTGATTTACACTGAGAGCTTGACCTCGCCGTCTGAGAACGAAGATCCACTGTGCCGCTCAGTGCCAGTCGCTGGGTGCCAGGCTGCTGTCTTCATACCCACCCAGCCTGCCAGACTGGCTATCATCCACCACAACGGGCGCCCAAACAACAAAGTCCTCTCTGTCTTCGATGTCAGACTTAAAAAGACTAAGTACAAGTCAGAGATCCAGG TCCAGCAGGTGGAGTCCTTCTCCTTGACACTGAACACCTGGTCCTCAAACATCCTTTTAGAGGCTAAAGACAGCAACTGCTTGGTGTTGGCAGCTGGCCAGACGCTGTGGGTGTACTCTCTGAAAGGAGCGCTGCTTGCTAGCTTTGAAGAGCATACTATGCCCATCTCTTCTATATGTGTG GATAGCTTTCGCGTGGTGACGGCGTCTGAGGACCTCTCCTTACGAGTGCTGACATGGAGAAACGACAGAGATCGTGGGTTGACCCTGGAGAGCCGGTACCACTTACTGGGAGGCTCTCACACCGCGTCCAG AGGGTTCACTCACGTCGCCTGTGACTACTCCAGCATCGTGGCCTCGGCAGAAGGGAAAGATGGGAAAGACGTCTTAAAGGCATATTCTTTCACCTCCTGA
- the ptpdc1b gene encoding protein tyrosine phosphatase domain-containing protein 1: protein MTVDVSLTLPMACQTKTTGGALMEFIRAPRAKYTIVGEAIRYVIPAHMQCSIGCGGQACKYDNPSYWRDDQQAIKGLYSSWVSDHLLAMSRPSTEVIEKYNIIDQFRRNGIKTVINLQIPGEHASCGNPLEPESGFSYRPEVFMENNIYFYNFGWSDYGVATLTTVLDMVKVMAFALQEGKIAVHCHAGLGRTGVLLASFLAYATRMTANQAILYVRAKRPNSIQTRGQLRCVREFVQFLAPLRSVFSCAEPRYNPLTLSQYLNRQRHILHGNERRELRHLPKIVQLVCRLLVDIAENRQVIEEDILEAPDIHDIEMTLSIIEQMGPEIFAKEPRLPGTPTLPRHFNEPPIFYHRKSLSYSESDLTRLGSQLNLLTQPLGSLSRSNAEMSISPSKPAVPATQSQHCNSNASDFSQGSTSSLWQVKNIENQKSGSILLKKVKQKTIQRSESMGNYELSKKGSTLSRWKAEQREEMAMNGIKSQLYKEEQSEKSEVPFITLQSELSLDARRLLVAQALAVDLFLDGEEEHKSKVLAWQAELNQGGGWERLCMERDPFILTGLMWSWLEQLKEPVISIQGAKALNPNNYDPQTVLNTLDQGPKETLTCILDCMAKMLIIPEELESTFLNRTIKAFTWMENNSEDGKKVYESTTTVLRCVLEDMRCTAIEMDERPSSPFSATYNPESKKDGTLCKT from the exons ATGACTGTGGATGTCAGCTTGACTCTTCCTATGGCATgccaaacaaagacaacaggtGGAGCTCTGATGGAATTCA TCAGAGCCCCCAGGGCCAAGTACACAATAGTAGGAGAAGCTATACGGTATGTAATCCCTGCACATATGCAATGCTCAATCGGCTGCGGAGGTCAAGCCTGCAAGTATGACAACCCAAGTTACTGGAGGGATGACCAACAGGCCATCAAAGGCCTCTACTCCTCCTG GGTCAGTGATCATCTTCTCGCCATGTCCCGACCCTCAACAGAAGTCATTGAGAAGTATAACATCATTGATCAATTCAGAAG gAATGGTATTAAAACAGTGATCAACCTACAGATACCTGGTGAGCACGCCAGCTGTGGAAACCCTCTGGAGCCAGAGAGCGGCTTCTCATACCGCCCAGAGGTCTTTATGGAAAACAACA TTTATTTCTATAACTTTGGCTGGAGTGACTACGGAGTGGCCACCCTCACCACTGTTCTGGACATGGTGAAGGTCATGGCCTTCGCACTGCAGGAGGGAAAGATTGCAGTCCACTGCCACGCTGGTCTCGGAAGAACAG GTGTGCTGTTAGCAAGTTTCTTGGCCTATGCTACCAGGATGACTGCTAACCAGGCTATTTTATATGTACGTGCAAAACGCCCCAATTCCATCCAGACTCGAGGTCAGCTGCGTTGTGTCAGAGAGTTTGTCCAGTTCCTCGCCCCCTTGAGGAGTGTCTTTTCCTGTGCTGAGCCTCGATACAACCCACTCACCCTGTCCCAGTACCTGAACCGCCAGAGGCACATTCTGCATGGCAACGAGAGGAGGGAGCTGAGGCACCTACCAAAGATTGTCCAGCTGGTGTGCAGGCTGCTGGTGGACATTGCAGAGAATCGACAGGTGATTGAGGAAGACATTCTGGAGGCCCCTGATATTCATGACATAGAGATGACTCTCAGCATCATCGAACAGATGGGCCCTGAGATATTTGCAAAGGAGCCACGCTTACCAGGTACGCCCACCTTGCCAAGACATTTCAACGAGCCGCCCATCTTCTACCATCGCAAAAGTCTCAGCTACAGTGAGTCCGACTTGACACGACTGGGCTCACAGCTCAACCTCCTCACGCAACCTCTCGGCTCCTTGTCACGGAGTAACGCTGAGATGTCTATTTCCCCATCCAAGCCTGCTGTCCCTGCAACCCAGAGTCAGCATTGCAACAGCAACGCTTCTGACTTCTCACAAGGTTCAACAAGCTCCCTTTGGCAAGTCAAGAACATAGAAAATCAAAAAAGTGGATCCATCCTGCTGAAGAAGGTGAAGCAGAAAACCATCCAACGCAGTGAGTCCATGGGAAACTATGAACTCAGCAAAAAGGGTAGCACGTTGTCCAGGTGgaaggcagagcagagggaggagatggcCATGAATGGGATCAAGTCTCAACTTTACAAAGAGGAGCAATCAGAGAAGTCGGAGGTGCCATTTATCACCCTGCAGTCAGAGTTGTCGCTGGATGCCAGGAGGCTGCTCGTGGCACAGGCCCTGGCAGTGGACCTTTTTCTTGATGGGGAAGAAGAGCACAAGAGCAAAGTCTTGGCCTGGCAG GCAGAGCTGAACCAAGGCGGCGGCTGGGAAAGGCTGTGCATGGAGAGGGATCCCTTCATCCTCACTGGGCTCATGTGGTCATGGCTGGAGCAGCTTAAAGAGCCAGTCATCTCCATCCAGGGAGCCAAAGCCCTGAACCCAAACAACTATGATCCTCAAACTGTTCTCAACACACTTGACCAG GGTCCTAAAGAAACATTGACGTGCATACTGGACTGTATGGCTAAAATGCTGATCATACCAGAAGAGCTTGAAAGCACGTTCCTGAATCGAACTATCAAGGCTTTCACCTGG ATGGAAAATAACTCAGAGGATGGAAAGAAAGTGTACGAGTCCACGACTACAGTCCTACGGTGTGTCCTTGAGGACATGAGATGCACGGCGATTGAAATGGATGAGAGGCCTTCGTCTCCTTTCTCTGCAACATACAACCCTGAATCTAAGAAAgatgggacgctgtgtaaaacataa